The DNA segment TGTCTGAAGCAAAGATAAATTAACTAGTCGGATATATAATTTACTAACAGTCGCAAGAAGGTTACATTTCTCCCCTTCTTAGCAAGAGGATGTAACTTTGACATTAATGAGTTGTGAACAAATAATCTCTCATATTAATGAGACTTCATTAATATCTATTCTGAATCCATTGGTGAAGAGAGACCAATCTGAACATATAAGCTTTTTAAGCCTTTcactttaataaaatatttgttcaCTCATAACGTACATGTCTAAATTCTACCAATTGTTTTCTCTATTTATGCCCTACAACATTGTCCTCTCAAAAAAGGTCAGCTTAAACCAAATATTCTTGTGCTATCAAAATAAAGGGTAAGCAAGATTTTTTCTCTCTTCACCtctaattaattaatttgttggTTTTATTTCTTATTGTTGTGTGCCTCTTTAATTTATTTCTTGATATCTGTGCTTCTATATTTTGAACAATCTCCATTGTTTAGACATAAATTTTTAGGTTGAAAATGTCTTTTAATTCGGAATGGCAGAGCTTATTTTAGTTTTTACACGATAAGACTTTTTGAAAAGCAATATAATTGCACTGAGATGTAATAGCCAAACTATTAGGTCAATTATTCACATTCGGGGTGCAAGTATAACAATTTGAGATGGTAATCTAACGAATTTTTTACTGAAAAGATCTTATATTACAAGTAAAATTAAAGTAAGCATCAATGTGATTTTTTAAATACTTGAGAGGTTTTTTTAAATGCGTAATGCTTTATTATTACGGGTAATATCTATATTGAAGTGGTAATCTATAGACACGAGTGCCCTTCTATTTTTAATACCATGATTCTAGTTTATATGATAAAAATCATGAAAAGTCGAAAACAATGCTATGAAACTTCTAACATCACTACTTAATTGCTTATTTCCATAGGAATTATAAATACAAGGATGGATTGTAAGCGGATGATGGCTTTGGAGCTtacttgtatttttttctttatattatGTGCGATATCAGTAAATTGTAAAAGATATCCGCCATCAATAGAATATGGTTGTTTTTTAGAATGTCTTGACTATTTATTAGTGGAAAGAGGGTTAGATCATACTCCTCAAGCAGAATTAGAAAGCAAATGTAGAGAAGGAGTACCAGAATTTAATTGTGAGACTAAGCAATTGTATGATGAGCATCAGATTAAGGTTTGTGATGATCCCAAACGTTTCCCATGTGTTTCCCCAGTAGCAAGGTAATTTCACATATGCATTATTTGTTTATGAGAATAACTACTTTatattattgtaatttcatttcaTGATATAAATATACATGGAatgcaatatatgcttaattaaACATTACAATTAATTCTCTTATTTATGGCTCATAATACTGTTTGGAGATTTATATTAATAGTCCTGAAAGATTCAATTTAATATCTCGAAGTGTcatgaatttatttatttttcaaatacgAGTCACGATTTAATTAAAACTTTGCGCAAAAAGCAGTTGCCGAATGGGGGACTAGGCCTTACCTTAAAAGTTTTAATTTGATTGACTTCTTTTTTGGTTGTGGTATTAGAACGCAAGGTTTCGTAAACCCTTTTATTTGAGGTAGAATACCTAAAAACCCATCCTAAATATGGCCCCCTGAGCTTATATTTTGTGTTATCTTAATTACCCCTTGAGCTTAACTATTTCTTATAATTTATCCTTGAACATTAATGTAGGAAATTAAAGAGCTTGGATACactatttcttaaaaaaattaGCATTCCAAGTGGAATAATTTTCAACCGTTAATTGCGAATTAGTCATATTATATAcaatgatttaattgttccaatTATGTATTTCTTCTTGCTTCTTTTTAATATATAATGCATATTATACCCCaactttatattttgttttatttattctttAAATGCAATGACTATTTGTTCAACTCTATTATTTCTTTCTTCGAACCAAATCTATAAAAACTTGGTTGAACTCCAAACTTTGTGATGGGATAAAAATAGTTTTAGCCAAAATAATGGAGTTCCAATTGcatatttctttttgtttcttcttcaGATGCAATGGCTATTTATTTCAATTATGTAATATTTTTGGGCAACTATGTATAAAAAGTTGGTTGCGACTCCACTATTTTCAGTCAAATAAAAAACATTGGAccaaattatgtattttttttattatttctctttagatgcaatgactatttatttcaacggCAAATTTGTTAAAAGTTTAGCTGAAACTTCATTCATTTTATCCAAGTAGATTTTTTTAgccaaaataatgaaaattcaacTGTGTATTTCTTTTATTCCTCTTTAGATGCAATAactatttatttcatttctctattttccttttttgggCAAATTTTGTATTAACAGAGACGAGTGGGGTGTGGGACAGAGACGATGTTTCCAATAAAATCTCGACTAAAGAAAAGAAGCAGCGGCAAACAAATGAAAAGGCAAGTATTTAAAAAGACAACACTTCAATTGTTGGTGAGAGTGGACAGAGCACCAGAATAAGTCTAAAAATCATTGTTTTTTCGTTAAGTAGAACTAAAAGCTCATTAGCTTAAGTATATAATGAGATCTTGATTGCATTGCACACATGTAACAACCCaagtttcaaatttcaattcCAAGTGAAGTGGAGACAATAATGATCGATAATAGGTCAGTAACCAGTACATAGAATCATAACATGATTATTATCTGTTTCCTGTGCTTTGAAGACAAGCATAGGTAGATATGATTACACTAAAAAGGGcaacccggtgcactaagctcccgcgaTGCGCGGGTTCCGGGGAAGGACCGGACTATAACTGTCTATTAACGcagccttaccttgcatttctgcaagaagTCGTTTTCACAGTTCGAACCCGTGGCCTCCTGATCACATGGCACAACTTTACCAGCCCGGTAGATATGATGATCACATTGGCCGAGACAAAAGGGAGGGCACCATTTGTCTTGGTAGGTAAATTGCTTCAAAAGTTGCTAAACATGATtacaaaattttagaaacttGCATTTTACTCAAACAAGTGCACTACTTCTACCACAACTCATCAGTAACAAATAACCTGTTTTACAAAACCTTCATGAAGTTCATTGCAGCTTCAGGATCATCAACACACATAGCATGGCGTGTTTTGAACGTGCATCGCCAGCATTGAAGGAGATCCTGCTCAGATTATACCGGTAAAAAGAACTAGTACTTATTATTCTTTCTGCTTCAAGTCATGTTCAAGATTTACTTCTCAGTAAACTAGACAAATATTCCTGTATAGGTTAACATAACAAAGCATTTTACTAGTTTAAAACCTATCTTGAATAAGTTAGAAGCATCACCTGTTCCAGAATGACAACCGTACTATCAGCCATTAACTTTGTAATCTCAAGACCTAGCAAATAATGCAACACTGTATTCACCAGGAGGGACATCGGTTATCATGGTGTCGGGTTTGTTTAATATTCGAGTTCAGTTCCGACTTCCATACTAGGTAATTCTAGTCTGTCAAAAACATGATAGTGAACATTACCTTTTCACTAAAAACTTCAACATCATATTATATAAAACCGAAATAAAATTCACAGAAGACGTTGGAGAACATCTCATAAGGTAAACAGGAGAATGCACAGAACATAAGGCATTATACAGATATAGCAGGAATCATTAGGCATAGTATAATTAAGTTTTGATAAATACAGGATTAGTGAACATTGCCGATGAATAGGAATTTACAAATAGTTATGATGTGGAAGAAGATAGACATTAAGTGTGCAGAAGAAGGGTTCTATTTGGCAGACAAGAGAAAGTGTTGTACAGGTAGAATTCCAATTCTAGGACTACATTTGCCttttgcactattttcaaatgTTCCTTTCAACAGTCCAGGTAATGACAGCAATATTGAGCAAATATAAGGGCATGCCACATTTTCTGACCACGAGCTTGGTACACGAATTACCAAAGTGCTTGAAGGAGATGAGCCACCCACCATATTCTCTAAGTTTGTGCTAAGATGGTCCCGCTGCAGAAACACCATGCTGTTGTTTAGATCATAGTCTGCAACAAATTACTTGGAATATAAGGTTTTCTTCAATCGGCAAACAAGGGGGAAGTCTGATAGGGCTTTAAGAGATAGGGACTCCAACGGTAAAAGTCACTCAGTGAATAGGTGGATCACACATTTGGAGACAACGATAGGGGCAATTCCTCGCATATAACTAAGAGAGCCATTGAATGGTGACTAAAACACAAGAAATGGGGACTACGAACTAATGATAGAGACAAGAATACTTTCTGGCCAAGTCCTATTAATTGATCATAAACTATCCGTTTCACTTTATTAGGATCTGTACCATTACTTATATTCAAGAGATTTATATGAACCCTACAGAGAAAAGACACATCAATAATATTGAATAAATAGAGATGTCTGATTTGAAACCTCCTTTTCTGCAGTCAACAGTTTGACTACTACAGCAAATCTAGGTAAAGATATGCTGATTACAGATTGATGCAAAGTTAAAACAATTGATAATTCTTTCATTTTGGGGAAACTTGTGAATTACTTGAACCTCCCTCTAGTTTAGCGACAAAATGGACCTCCCACTAGTTAAGCAAACACGAAATAGACCTCCCGTCTAGTTTAGCAAAGCAAAATAGACCATGGCCTCAGTAATTGGCAAGCTAAGATTAGGGTTTTGTGGGTAAGTATTGCAGAATTTGAACTCATTAAATATTTTTGGCTCTAGAAAGGGCATACGCAGCAACACACTAGAAACAGTTCTCTGACATCATCCATTTCAAACAGCTGAGTTAACGGACTTCACTATCTAAGATCAAATATCAAAAAAGGGAGGGGATATGTGCTTCTTAAACTGGAGCTGAGGTCCATTTAGTTTTGTTAAGCTAGAATAAGTGTAAGTAATTTACCATAGATTTACTAACTGAATTTTAAGCAGTCCTCAAATGTTTTTCTTCCTGGAGTGAATCTTAAGTTCTTGAACAACAATGATGTAAAAACTAAAACTCTTGCAATGAACATGCTTCTTTTTTTTGACAGAGATGAACGGGTCATTGATATCGATCATCACCTTCATGAATTTGGGTCCATTGAATATTACATTCAGGTAAGAGCAACAAGCAACCGCAAGCAAACATTCCATATCTGGTTGACGTTCATGGCACAAAAGACAAGGGTTATCTTAAGGAAGATCCTTTGGACCGAAGAACAATTTAAGCAActatttttatatgaaataaGGACTCCAAGTTGAGAAATGCAATTTATTGCAAATTTTTGCTGATATTCAATAATTCCAAATATTTGCACTAAAGTTTCTTtaactttgtttttcttcttaaAATATTTAATCAGTCCTCAATGTCGGATCCTGATCGTACCTACTTATCAATATCAACGCCAATTCTGTCTCAAGCATTCCTGATCTCAACTCGGCTATCACGTTACACCATGGAGAAGGTAAAGGCAATTAGTGCTGAAGTTGTGGAGATTGTTGAGCCTCCAAAAGAAGGATATCAGCTGACTTTACGACTCAATTTTGCTAGAATGCCGTATGGTAAAGGTTAGAAATTCCTCACATCAACTCTGCTCCCCCTCTCTCTTTTTCCTGTTTTAGAGACATCTCAGAAGCAGAACGATAGATCATGCAATAAAAATTCAATGTGGCACCACAAGAAAAAAGGAGAATCATTATAGTGGTCAGCTACATCCACTTTGTTATGGTGATAAGATGATGTAACTGAGCCATCCGTAGTGGAACAAAATTGAACTTCTTTCTAGTCAAGTAGTTGGAGCTTTGTAAACCTATAATCACATCTTTCTTGCTGCTAGAACAGTTCCAGTTAAGATTAACTCTCTGTTGATTCAAGGAAATTGGACAGTGGAGGTTTACTGAGCTGTTTTAATCATATATTTTTCTCGTCAACAATAAGCTTCACAAAATGAAGAAACTTCAGCAGAAAAAAGAAAGCACGGAAGAAGGAGCTCTATGGAGTGTCATGTCTACAAAAGTTCAAAACAGGGATACTCATGTTTTAATAGTTAAGTAAAGAAATAAGATTAGAAATTAAGTTTAATGCAAatcggaaaaagaaaaatagatatGGACCGAAGAAAATAATACCTGTCTTTAGATACAAATTTCTGTTGGCCATTACAGAAACCAAGCCCGTCCATTTCAAGATCTTCAAACTAAAATGAGCAGAGGCTGATTAAATGTACTGAAACCGGAAATTATTTATTGCAAAAGAGAACGTGCAGAAGATGCTTTTTACATCATTTTAACAACCTGGATCAAGTAAAGGTTCAAATAGTCCTAAAGAAAACCAGAAAATATATAGATACAAATCAAAACACACTCAGAAATGTTATTGTTGCTTCCAAGAGAGATCTGAATTATCTGCCATCTTCATTTTATGCTGTTAAAGCAATTTCTTTCTAGATATTCAAATTTAAATCACTAAACTGCTTCCCCCTTTCTGCAATGAATTAAAAATTACCTACGACTTTGATAATATTACACAGTGCAATGCTGCTCATAAGATTGTGTTGTATCATGTTCTTTTCAGAGTCGATAAAAACAATCACAGACATTGCTGCTGTGCAAGGCGTAATTCTGAGTTCTCAGCTGGAAGAAATGCTGATGAATGTGAATTCACAAGATGTGGCTCAAGGGATGTACAAACCAATCAAACTTGTGTATCACCCAAGAGAGCCGTTTTATGTCATAAAACAGGTACTCCGCATTATGAGATAACTTTGTTCAATCACAATCACTGAAGATACAACTTCAAatttaaggacaagtaaatgaacACACTATGCAAATAAGTAGCTCTGCTCAATGTAAGAATAGCTAAGTTAACATTACCTTGGCAGTATGTTGATCCACATTGGGAGAACATCAGTAAAGGGATTAAAATAATTATGGAGCAGAAATAATGCTGCAACCCTTATTGAGAAACAATCAGTTCATTTACATGCAGGTAGAAATACAAAAGTATGATTCTacaaacaaagggaaaacaatgaAAGTCAGAACATCATATTTTCTGATACCAACAAATTTCAAGTCCATTTCAAACTTTAATATCTGCAGAATGATTTATTGTTCAAACATTAAAACCTAACGTCTTACAGTCTTGAATTGCAAACTCTATTTGCAACAAACTTAATTGCAAGTGTTATATTCAAACCTAATCTATTAGCACAAAATCAAAATTATACTGTACGGAAAGTACACACCTTTTGCCATGCCAATTCAGGAAGCTGCAAAGGAAGGACAAATTGCAGGCATTTCTCTTAAACGCATTGGAAGCATGTTGAAATCAAACTCTAAACTAGAACATATAGTACTTCCAAACTACAGCATATAGCTACAGGTTTATATGTTAAGTTCAAAATATGGCACATGAACAGCAACTATATGATTGACTTTAGTTTAAATTGCCATAATAAATTGCACTTGAATGAAGAGAAAAAATTCTACATAAAAAATAGGATGTAGAGATAAATTCCTTCCTAaaatatgagatttgttagagagaATACAGCCTCATGCTTCTTAATAAGTAACTCCACATTTGTGACAGCCCCAAAAAATCACGGCAGTATTCCCAATGCGTTTTAAGGAGAAAACAGATGTGATTATAGCGACAGCTTTCTTCCAGGTAACACAATTTTATAACATGTATTACTTTGCAATTTTATAGCACGTATGAGTTTTTTCTATTCGAGTATTCAGGATAATTGACAGTTTCCGAGCAGGAACTAATGGATGTTGCAAATTCAGAAGCATGTGCTAAGGCACCCCATTGCATCTGGTCCCCTATTCCACCTCCTGAGCTAAGAGGAGAAGCAATTGAAGACTTGAGCACAAACGGAGGCTTTGTTTCTTTTGGTATCGACTTAAGTCCTATTAGCACCTCACGTCTACACACAAATCACTTCTATACACAAATTACTGTTTCTTCAATATAAATGAAGCATTTGATAAAGGCAAAAAGAAAATGTTTACGTTACTTTTGGAGAAGAAAACAGAATTCAAGAACTTCCTAATACATGAATGATGATTTGAAACGGACATTTAAAAAGAGAAGGCCTACTTGTAAAACTTAGAAGATACTGGTGTTCTTGTAAATACTTTACAGCGCTTACTTGTTGCCGAAtatcaataaatgacatttaccaattaaaaaaaaaaaaaaaagaacatatCTTAGCGTTTCCTTACCTTCTGTAAATCTTGGAATTGGAGTTGGCATGATATTTATCATGTGCATTCACAGATATTACTTCACGGCATATTGAAGGAAAAAGGCTAGACAAGACTGTATGGAACTTTCTGAACTTTTACGCATTTGTCAAAAATCATGTAAAGGTAAATATCCTTCTATAGTCATAACATTACACCTACTCACATCTTATGGCTATATTCTGCATCAAACAGAGCACTCGAGGATTTATACAAAGAAGAATGAGAACACGTCTGAAGAGCCTAGTTGAGGTAAACAATAGATCAACATTATTCACCAGAAGTAGCACAGTATTAGTTCATGAAGTATAAACAGTAGAACCTCTCTTACTCTCTGCACTCTGAGATGTCAATTTTGCAAAAATACGCACAGTGATGAACTACTATCTGATTGCAACTTGCAGGTCTTACAGAGAACAGGACTTCAAGATGACCAACAGATTAAAGAGGTGAAAGGTATGAATGTTTGATTTTGAGGTTAACATATATTTGAATGGAAAACTTAAAGAGAAACCTAACAACCAAATGACAGTATGACATGATTTATGATGTTTATGCAGATATAGTAGAAGAAAAGACTGACAAGAATTATGTGGATTTATCATATGTTTCATATGAAAGACCATAAATTATATTAGCTAAAAGCCACTTACCTTCtatatttctttttttcctttcttttttcactGTTTTCTAATTCagtacattatttttcttttactttctccTCATTTTTTACCAAACAACATTTATGCAGGATACAAGCCCATGAAAAGATTGGTAAAtttctcaaaatccaaaatactcAGATATAGAAGTGAGTTCACCAGTAAAGTTAAGAGGATTCGTTCGAGATTAAAAATCCATGGTTTTAGCCGTTTTCGTCAAAAATGGTTGACATT comes from the Nicotiana tabacum cultivar K326 chromosome 14, ASM71507v2, whole genome shotgun sequence genome and includes:
- the LOC107769836 gene encoding actin-related protein 2/3 complex subunit 2B-like isoform X1 yields the protein MACFERASPALKEILLRLYRDERVIDIDHHLHEFGSIEYYIQSSMSDPDRTYLSISTPILSQAFLISTRLSRYTMEKVKAISAEVVEIVEPPKEGYQLTLRLNFARMPYGKESIKTITDIAAVQGVILSSQLEEMLMNVNSQDVAQGMYKPIKLVYHPREPFYVIKQPQKITAVFPMRFKEKTDVIIATAFFQELMDVANSEACAKAPHCIWSPIPPPELRGEAIEDLSTNGGFVSFDITSRHIEGKRLDKTVWNFLNFYAFVKNHVKSTRGFIQRRMRTRLKSLVEVLQRTGLQDDQQIKEVKGYKPMKRLVNFSKSKILRYRSEFTSKVKRIRSRLKIHGFSRFRQKWLTFPSFSSKTKYRKLEKDISPQHN
- the LOC107769836 gene encoding actin-related protein 2/3 complex subunit 2B-like isoform X2 → MACFERASPALKEILLRLYRDERVIDIDHHLHEFGSIEYYIQSSMSDPDRTYLSISTPILSQAFLISTRLSRYTMEKVKAISAEVVEIVEPPKEGYQLTLRLNFARMPYGKESIKTITDIAAVQGVILSSQLEEMLMNVNSQDVAQGMYKPIKLVYHPREPFYVIKQPQKITAVFPMRFKEKTDVIIATAFFQELMDVANSEACAKAPHCIWSPIPPPELRGEAIEDLSTNGGFVSFDITSRHIEGKRLDKTSTRGFIQRRMRTRLKSLVEVLQRTGLQDDQQIKEVKGYKPMKRLVNFSKSKILRYRSEFTSKVKRIRSRLKIHGFSRFRQKWLTFPSFSSKTKYRKLEKDISPQHN